The stretch of DNA TGGTACGTCCACAGCTACATCTTCATATTGTACCCCCACTTACCCCCACACGCCTGAGACGGGCCCAACGCCGTGATTTCGGGTCCACTGGACTCCGCCAATTACAGTTAGGCACAGGAACCAAGCTGACTGATGGATGACACCAAGACCCACCAAGATGGCGCGCGGTGctactgtatcgtacaagtactgtacagtactttgCTCGCCAGGGCGCGGGACAGCCGTCCTTATATAAAAAAGCTGAAAAAAACACTCGGTTCTTGTGTCACTCCAACTCGTTTCTCCTTTGCTGATTGGGCGGTCCTTTGGCGGGTGTGCAGTGTGTGCCCGCATCTACAAGTCGGCTTTATAAATAGCTGATGAGACACAGGATACAGAGCTCTGTTTGTATATGGCGTATCTCGAGACTGGCCAATCGAAATGCCGTTTGTCACAACCTGATTTGCGGCTCTCTTTCGCCACAAGGACATGTCTCATACGCTTGGAGGATTCGCACCAGGCAGAATGTGAGCTTAGGGTGGCTGACAAATTGCGCAGATGTGACAGTTGCAGCAGCGTATTGCACGACAGAATTGTGGCTGAAGCAGCTGAAGCACGTAGCACCGGAGCAAAGGATAAGTAACCAAAGAGAAACGCAATCTTTTCCCCTCATccacaacacaaacacttGCTTGGTTCCTCACCCCCACATCTCTCGACCTCGCATAACTCACCGCACAACTGCACGCTGCAAGCTCGCCCAACTCTGTTGCGCTAAAGGACAAACTCTGATGCAAAATGTCGACATGAGCAACCAACCAGTGTGACGAGGACTTGGAGAACTTCTGACGCGCCACAATGTCTATCAACACGGTAGTCATCGGCTCAGGTCCCGCGGGACTCTGTCTCTCCTACATTCTGCACGGCAACATACCCTACTACAACCCCCACAAGCCACATCCTGATCCCGAACTCCACAGGCTGCTGGCTCAGTATGAGAAGAGGCCGGGAGGCAAGTCGCTGCTGGACGCGGTGTCCAACCGAGACGTTTTGCAACACGTGATCGACAAGGGTCCGCATTTCCGATCGTCCATGCTGCCAGTCAACCTgcttctggatctgctggtGGTCTCAGACGAGATCAACTACGTCAGTAGGGACCAAATGGATAGCCGAATCACGTGGGTGCACGAACCCGAGCGGGCGATTGATCACGTGGTCATCGGAACCCATCCTGGAGGCCAATGGGCTCAATCTGATACTTCTACAACCACTCCTGATGACCAATGTTTGAGCTACGCAGAAATGCTGTCTCTCCCAGGCTACCCATTTTCCACGCATTACAAAGAAAAGTACGGCAATGCACCTCCGGAGTTTTTGCGGCCTCGAAGGAAAGATATAGCGTCGTATTTCGACGCCTACCCCGACATTGTGGGCATCTCAGACTCACTAATTATCGGAACCGTAATAGAGGTCGATATCAGAAGCAAGGGAGGCTATTCCGTCAGTTACAACGGTCAGGTTGGTCTTATGACCCCTGGCTCTGAATCTGTTCCTGGATCTCCCTCTGGCCCAAGTTCGCAAACAGCCTCCTGGGCGTCGCCTAAGAGAAGTCCGTCCTGCCGACTTACTACAACTAATGTGGTTTTGGCAACCGGCATTTTCGACAAACCGTCACAGTTCAAGACCCACAAACACGCAAACTGCTCATCCAAGTCGTTGCTGTACAACTCGGAGTGCACGGGCATGACTCTCAACGAGCTGATTGACAAACGGTTCAATGGGCTCTTCCACTTTGACCATTCGGACTCAGATGTCACCCTGGTGGTCGGATCTGGCTTCTCTGCTGCCGACATCATCAGTTCGACTTTCAAGCAGGGCGGAAGAGTGCTTCATTTGTTCAAATGGGGTGACAAACCGTGTCCTTTAAAAGGATTCCCTAGAGAGCTGTACCCCGAGTACGCTTCTATTTACAGATGGATGAGGCTGGCAGCTGCAACTCAGAAAAGGTCTGCTAGCGGTGCTCAACCAACTAATGGGGTTGTTTCAACGTCTCGAAAATGTAAGTTTGAAGAAAACGGATGCCACTACGAGGGACTGGCAAACACAAAGATTCTATCTGCTGAAGACGGAGTTCTCAAACTAGAACTTCCCGGCGGAGAGGTTCTGACTCGACACGTAGGAGGCGTGCGCATTTGTGTCGGTCGAACCGGGTCTCTGCAGTTTCTATCAAACCGCATCCTGCATGCCCTAGACCTCGCTCAACAGGAGGCCTACACGGTGAACAAGCATACGATTTCCAAGCGCATTCTCAACCCGAGGAAAGACAAGGGAGACCCATCAAACGGTCTCTCAGACCTCGGACACAAGCACACAAACCGACCTGTGTCCAACGGTGATCCAAAGACCCCCGACTCGGCAGGCGCCTCTCCATGCACCTACGTGGCTGCGGGAGCTCCAGGCGACGCCCAGTCGTGCGAGGCCATGGATAATGCCTTCTACGGCGACTTTCAGGTGCTTCCCAACATGTACGCCATTGGCAGCCTCGCGGGAGATTCTCTCGTGCGGTTTGTgcttggaggagctgctgctgtgggcAAGTTGTTGGGCGTCTAGCAAGGAGGTATCAACCATCAACCAACTATCGGTCACTGCAGTTGACCAAGTATTTATTTGTAACATAACTGACGCATTGAGCCAAAAGGCATATGCGAAGCGGAATGGTCTTGGACTACAACACCACAGCGCCCCGCACTATTTCGAGACATTGTGTAGATGTGTCTCACTGGAAGAGTATCATTTGCACTCTGCGCAGGTCTATCTCCATACAGCCACCTTATAGATCACTCGTACGGTAGTActcttgtagctactgtagcgCTACTAGTGGTACGATACACTCACCATCTCGTTATACAGACGCATACCCAAGTAAGAGcactcttcctcctcaacacCACTCGCACAGGAcccaaacaaaaaacaaagcAGAGCACGTGTCCGTGTCTGTGCGGCGTTCACGGGTCCGAATTGAATTTGAAAATACCAACAATTTGGACGTCCGAAACTCATCATATCGACATATTATCGAGTGACAGATTAAGAATCTTGAGAGCTTCTCAACTAATCTCGGTGGCTCTGTCAACAACATTCAACTAAAACGTGTCTGTGGGGGTTGCCTCGTATAACCGAGTTAATTTCTGTGGCGTGAAGATCGAAAGAATGCTTTTCATGGGGGGTTTTATTTGTGTCCTGGGGAAGAAATCCCCCTTCACAGCGCTACTTATCTCCCCAATTGCAGCTTCAGCCGATTATCCTATTGCTTCGTCGAGCCGCGCATGTGTCTCATTATGATGTCATCTGACCAAGATCGCAATCTACTCTCTAGGAGGAAACACTGTGTGACACCAAAATACACAAGTGTCCGACAAGCCGATGGCGACAGGATACtagggtcacgtgacccgcCTGAAGCGCCCGATTGACCGCGGCGAATGACGGGGTACCTTATTCTCAACTGTTTGCGTACAAAAATGCGTCATTATCCATGCTCATAATTACTGCCTACCTGTGAATAAGGCCAACGCAGGGACCATGTTTTTGTGAGTGAGAAGTGGGCTGTGTCCAcacagtacttgtacttgtagataaCAAGACAGACAAGGtgattaaaaaaatatggACGCCGACATGGACGATACAAGtgaactacaagtagagtcTACTTGAGGCCATACACCGACGCCTGCCACTTGTATTGGCAGCCCGCTGGGATGGCGCATCTCCGCAATAATTACTCTATCTAACAAGCACAGCTGCTTTCGGGGCCAGCGACGGCCGAGTTGAGGTCGACCCTGCTGTCCTCCTCTGCTCCTCTGAGGCCTCCAGATGGCGccttctgctcctcgggAATCTTCTGGGCAATGGCCATGAACACGTCCTTGACGTTGAGGCCGGTCTTTGCCGAGGTTTCAAAAAAGAGCagaccctcctcctcggcgaGCTGCTTGCCCTCGTCCTCCGCCACCTTTCGGgcagactcgtcgtcgtccaccAGATCTCGCTTGTTGCCGACCAGGGCAATGATGATGCCTGGAGATGCCTGGGACTTGAGCTCGCTGACCCAGTGTCGGGCCTTGATGAATGACTGAGGCTTGGTGATGTCATAGACCACGAGCGCGGTCTGGGCGTTTCGATAGTACATGGGCGCCAGAGAGGCGAATCGCTCCTGTCCGGCCGTGTCCCAGATTTCAAATTTGATTGTGCGGTCGGGGAAGTTGCACTTTTGTGTGAGGAAGGCTGCGCCGATGGTGGGCTCTTTGTTTTCCTGGAACTCGTTGCTGACGAACCGCAGCACCAGCGACGACTTGCCGACCGCGGCCTCGCCGAGCAGCACCAGTTTGACGCTGGTGGTTTTTCTGGGGGCAGACATGTTGAGAACTGTTATCGGTGTTGTAGATGTCAAGGTGACTACGTGTGAAAGTAGTGTAATGTTCTGGAGTAAAACTGCAAGTGGTGacgctgctgttgttgcgGTTGcggttgctgttgctgttgcgCTGTTGCTTTGATgtcactgctgctgtcacGGTCACGGGGAGATTGTTGTAGTAACTGGGAGCCGTCGTTTATCCTGTAGCTGTAGCTGTGCTGTCACGATACAGAAAGGAGGCAACCCAAGTCAAAGTCAAAGGTAGCGCTGAGCTTGTCCTAAAGTGGCAAAGTGGGTTGGGAGAACTGAGAGTTGGTGGCAATAATAATGCCGAGGGCAGTGACgagacagacacagccGGTACCTGAAAAGGGGATCCCGGAATCACATAGATATATACATTTCCtcctgtcacgtgaccaaacTCGCTCGCAACGgactttttttctcttgCAACCACCTGCCATACCAGCCACAGTCTTGAACAATAGCTACAGAACAAGCGTCCAACTGCCTGCACTGGGCGAACCTAAACAAAGCTGTATTACTGAACAGCGCTACCAACGGGCAATCACCGTATCAGATGCGCTGGCCTGCACCGTCTCTCCCTCTTATCCAACACACGTCGTATCCAAGACCGATGTAGCCAAATCGTGCCAATGACGAGGACCAGAGAGGGAGTGCTGAGTAATCGCACGCTGAGCTTTAACTTGATCTAATCCGAGGTGGTGTACAAAGTGTCAGCAAACTGCATTCACTTTTGATACGGTGATTATGGTATGCGATAACACAGCCAGTACACAATGATGGCACATTACCATACAAAATATTACAAAATATTACATAAGGCACACCAATGacacagtcacgtgattgacCCAACTCGCTCAGCATGTTCTGTTTATAAACAGacgttgtacttgtactgtacacacgGTGTGTTGAACTATTATTAGCAGACGGactagtacatacagtatatcGTGTGTGATAATCTGTCATGATAACTGCCATCATCACTCTGTATGCAGTCTTGAAATATTATATTACAAGCAAGAATCATGTGTATTCCgatgtatgtacagtaatttcAAATTGACCCTAAACAAACAGAATCTGAGAAGAAAATGCGGATTGCAActcttgtacaagtatccACCTTCCTATCATCACATTCAAACATAATACGGAGCAAGACATTCGTTACAGTCCACTCTACTTGCCGGTACCTTCAATTACCCCTAATGATGCAAATAAATATAGTATATTACATGTGAGTCGAGATCCAAATGTGGTCATCTCGTTGAGCAAGTCATAATCGTCATCTCGTTGAGCACTTCTCGCACCCTCAAGTCATCTCCAAATCGTCATCTCCAAatcgtctcctccagatcgTCATCTCCAAATCGTCTCCTCCAAATCGTCCCCTCCAAATCGTCTCCTCCAAATCGTCTCAACCACCAAACTGTTACGCCTTGATCGTAGCAGGCTCGGTTCGGGCAGGCTCCGAAGCCGCCCGCTCTACGTCCCGGGTATCAACACTGACCATCTTGGTTTCCACAGCCATACCGTCAATGGAAGCGCGCATAATGAGCCGCTTGGgcagcacctccttgacccACGGCCTCTGGCCAATTTCAAACGCTGACCACCGCTTGTTGCGCCGCTGTAGACAGCCCTTTACAATCTCCTTGCCGCCGGTCCACGCCTCGCGATCCCACTGGCCAGTGGGCACGCCTAGACCGGTGGGGTTGGGAGACGTATTAGGTGTTCCATCGGGCTCGTCCTTGAACACGCCCCAGGACCACTCGATCCGGGCAATCCGGTGGGCCGTCCGGCCACGAGACCGGCCACCCCCAGACGTTCGGGGCGCGTCAAACGGAAGCCGACCCTCCATGATGGCGTACAAAAGTACACCAAGAGCCCACGAGTCGGTCTGGCGGCCGTCGTAGGGCTGACCCATGAGCAGCTCGGGAGGCACGTAGTCCTCGGAGCCGCAGCGGGTGGTGAGTGTGGGCTCGCTGGGGTCAATGCGACGAGCGAGACCCAGGTCCGTCAACGTGACTAGACTGTATGGGTAGGTCACGGGATCCAATGTAagcatctcctccacggGGATATTGAGAAGAACGTTTTCCAGCTTAATGTCACGGTGAACAATGTTTTGCGAGTGCAGATACATGACCGCATTGACTACCTCAGCAAAGATACGTCGAACAAGAAGACTCGTGAGCTCGTTTCTGTGGCTGGAGGCCAGATCGAACAGATCACCGCCGCGGCAGTATTGCAGAACCATGAGTGCACGGTTGTCATCAATGTTGAACGCCAGTAGCTTGATGAGCGACGGGTGCTGCACgtgcttgagaatgtcgagTTCTCGGCGTAGGCCAGACTCGATTCGCTCACGAGATGCTCCACCGGCAGCAGCCACTTCCACAATCTTGATGGCCACGAGATTATGGTCTCGTTGGGCATGGGCCTCGTCGTAGTTCTGCCGGGTGTGTGGAACGGCAAGAACGACCCGACTGAACGCTCCTCGTCCCAGAGGCCTCAATTCTCGCCACGACGTCTTGTTCATGTCAATATCGTAGGCGTCGTAAATGGACGACGACGGTGGCTGAGAAGCAGTGAGCTCTGGGGAAGTGTGAGCCGACGAGGCAGTCGTGGTTGAAGACCGCACGCTCGATTGCGAGTCCAGTGACGAACCCAATGGATGGGCAGTCTTGCTGTACTCGGCGAGTCCGTCGTCATCGGCCTGTTCTCGCTCCCGTTGCCGCTGACGCAGGTGCTGCTCTCGTTTGAGCATCTGCGAGTGGTAGTCGAGTTCCGAGTTTGTCGTGGCCACAGACACGACTCGCTGGGGAACATGCTGGGGCAGGGAGGCGGCTCCGGACGACTGCGGACGAGCCGTGGACGGCGTGCTCAAATCGGGCGATttctcctcgtcgctgAGCGCCGATCTTTTGGGTGACTTGATTACATGGATCGAGTCTGCTTCTGTGCGCAACCGTGACGGGATGACATGGCGGGTATGGTGGCCCGCAGACACAGGGTGTACGGTTGACGGTGACGATGGGAACGGTCCAGAGTGGTATTCGGACATGACCCGGCGCCCTGTGGGCTCCGGCTCTCCTGCCGATGGAGCCAGCTGCGGGACCGGAGACGTTTCCTTCTTGTATCGCAGCGACGGCATGCGCGAAATGGACGCCATGGGTGGCGAGTTGCCGTTGAAGTAGCGGAAGACGCCGGGGGCATTGGGGTCCGAAAAGAGGTTAGGCGATGGCAGCGGCGTGAGGTCGATGAAGCTGGTGGCGCTGCTCTGGCCACCCGGAGTATCAGAGGACAGTGTGGAGGACCGTTGTCGTCCTGCGGGCGGTGGCGTTGTCAGAATCGACGTTCGGCCGTCCTCGGTGGGGATCTGGACCTGGAGACCCGACAGAACCGTGCCCATGGCCTTGGGGGTGGTGTAAGATGACGGCGACTTGAAGAACCATTCTCCCTGCTGGTTTGTGGGCGTCACTGCCAGCTGTTGGATAGCGACAGGGACGTCATCGTTCACACCGCTGAGTCGTTTTGCGGTCGTGCCGTTTGTGTTGGATGTGTCTGTTGGAATGTGTCTGTTGGCCGACGTCGAGCTGGGTGTCCCATTACTATTGGGTGGTGAGTCGGAGGACTCTACCATGGGTGGTGTGTGAGAAGATGAGAGGGTTAGTGTTGGTGGTTGGGTGGATGTATATCGTAGGTTGACTGAGTCTGCGCACTTGTAGGTTGGCgatgtctgtgtctgtcggGTAGTGTGACCTTGTCGTGTGGCTTATTTTTCTTGTCCGTTGTCTTGTTTGTATCGTCGAGTGTGTGGTCTGAGTCGAAACCTCTTAATGATCAAGTCGAGCTATTTTTCTAATCCGGGGTAACAGAGCAAGTGCAAGGCGGGGCGAGttgaggtggtgttggGCGGGGCGGACAGGTACTATAGGGCACGGCGACACCTCGTCAGTCGTCCACAATAGTCGGCGTGTTCAACGGGTAACAAGAGtaggcaaaaaaaaagagagtCTAGCGGATGGCACGGCTGGCGATAACTGTGGGTGGGCACCAACTTTAGCAACCAGAGTTTGCAGTGTAGAGAAGGTCACCAGTGCGTGGGTTTGCAAAGTGAAGAGTTGAGTGAGTTTCGGATCCAGGTGAGCAAAAAAGCGGGCGATTGGCTGGTCTCGGTACAACAagtgaagaagaaaaagagtGCAAGAAAGAGCCATCCAGCCCGTCTTTTTCGTCTCCTATCTTCACACACGAGTCCGCTTTCATGTCCTCTTGACTAGCGCTCCCATCCAGGGCTGGTATGGAGAATTTCAAGGTTAGGCTCTGGGTAGCGGTTGGGCTGTTTTCAGTAAAGTGCTGCAGAGGCACAAGCACCGACCGCCAATCTGGCTCAGACTTGGTCTGTAGCGTCACAGGTGTCTCTCTTTGGATGTGATTGGATGTGGAGCCCACGGGCGGAAACCAGTGTTTGCGGGAGCGACTGGGGCTGTTTCATCGCCCGTGTCAGCCGTGTGTGGTTGTTTCATGCTTTGCTCGCCCGCATTTCCGTTCTCAACCACCTGTTGACCCACTCTATGTCCGATGACTGATGCTACAAATCTGCACATGGTCTCCCAGCCCCACCGATATCATGTATAGTAcatagtacatactggtagACAGTGTGCTCCCAAAGACCCAGGCTCCCAAAGACCAAGGGTGCCTGTCGGAAGCACAGGGACTCCTGCCAGGGCGTTTGGCCGCCGCGGCTCCGTGTTTCGCGCGGGTCTCAGCGCCGGAATGTGGAATGTGCGCTAGAGTGACCCTTTTATGCTaactacgagtaccgtactcgtaccaaAGTGTCTGGTATCACCCCTCCCCCTCCAAACTCTACTGCTATCTCACCAAACGGATATCGTCGTGCATATCCAATTCACTTGCAAGGTTCAGAGATAGGGCTGGATCTGGTGGGTCTGACAGTACTTGTGTCCGCTCGAGTCCTGGCGACGGTCTACGCGTCGGACTCCGGGCCTGTACATGTTCACTTGCCAGAAAGGTTGACCTTGTTTACAAGTATCGTGGCGCTGTTTGACTACGAGTTGGACTAGAGTTGGACTACGAGAAGCTACCTTGTCCACTGGTGTTTGGCTCTAGCATACTTATACCGCCGCATGTGGACGCTATCTCGAGCACGTAAAGCTGAAAAGGGATCGACAGAAACCTTTTCGGACGGTGACTTTGAGAGCGATCTCGTATAGACGTCATTTGGCTGATTGACGTTGGGCCATGATACATACTGCACAGGTTCAGGTCGTGTGTCGACTTGTATACACATTCTGGCTCCcgaaagcagcagcagcagcagcagtatGTGCTTCAGATGTGCGCCGACTGACGATAATAATAACAgtaataataataataacAATAATAATACGAGCATGTGTCCCACCCGATATTGGAATATTCCATGTACAGCGGGTGAATACGGACTGAAGAATGGATTGAGGAATGGCTGAAGAATAGCTGAAGAATGGCTGACGAGAGTGGCGAGAATGGCTGACGGGAATGAGGATATATTATGAATAtgggtactgtaccaataCAGCACGTCTCAAACGGGAACTGACACTGCTGATACCATCCGAGGTGCGTAGTCGGTCCCCTGAACTGGTCAATCtcgagtacaagtacatactccaTTCTCCGCTGCCCAACAAAAAATACAGTGTACTCATGATATAGTCGGGCCGTATCCATACTTGACGCAAGCAGACCACTTGCGCCGCCATGTTGACATGACGGTTGAACGGCTGTGTCCGAGTGTGGagtaagtacagtagatgcATGGATCGAACTCCCTCAAAGGCTTGTGTCGGCACTCGATCCTTTTTATCCACCGCTTGTTGTGACAGAGACAGTTCTActggttgttttttcaattcggggttttttttcttgttttttttcttttttttctttttttttcttttttttcggcgtttttt from Yarrowia lipolytica chromosome 1D, complete sequence encodes:
- a CDS encoding uncharacterized protein (Compare to YALI0D07106g, weakly similar to uniprot|Q8VC10 Mus musculus Hypothetical 52.2 kDa protein), whose product is MSINTVVIGSGPAGLCLSYILHGNIPYYNPHKPHPDPELHRLLAQYEKRPGGKSLLDAVSNRDVLQHVIDKGPHFRSSMLPVNLLLDLLVVSDEINYVSRDQMDSRITWVHEPERAIDHVVIGTHPGGQWAQSDTSTTTPDDQCLSYAEMLSLPGYPFSTHYKEKYGNAPPEFLRPRRKDIASYFDAYPDIVGISDSLIIGTVIEVDIRSKGGYSVSYNGQVGLMTPGSESVPGSPSGPSSQTASWASPKRSPSCRLTTTNVVLATGIFDKPSQFKTHKHANCSSKSLLYNSECTGMTLNELIDKRFNGLFHFDHSDSDVTLVVGSGFSAADIISSTFKQGGRVLHLFKWGDKPCPLKGFPRELYPEYASIYRWMRLAAATQKRSASGAQPTNGVVSTSRKCKFEENGCHYEGLANTKILSAEDGVLKLELPGGEVLTRHVGGVRICVGRTGSLQFLSNRILHALDLAQQEAYTVNKHTISKRILNPRKDKGDPSNGLSDLGHKHTNRPVSNGDPKTPDSAGASPCTYVAAGAPGDAQSCEAMDNAFYGDFQVLPNMYAIGSLAGDSLVRFVLGGAAAVGKLLGV
- a CDS encoding uncharacterized protein (Compare to YALI0D07128g, similar to uniprot|P36017 Saccharomyces cerevisiae YOR089c VPS21 GTP-binding protein); amino-acid sequence: MSAPRKTTSVKLVLLGEAAVGKSSLVLRFVSNEFQENKEPTIGAAFLTQKCNFPDRTIKFEIWDTAGQERFASLAPMYYRNAQTALVVYDITKPQSFIKARHWVSELKSQASPGIIIALVGNKRDLVDDDESARKVAEDEGKQLAEEEGLLFFETSAKTGLNVKDVFMAIAQKIPEEQKAPSGGLRGAEEDSRVDLNSAVAGPESSCAC
- a CDS encoding uncharacterized protein (Compare to YALI0D07150g, similar to Saccharomyces cerevisiae PRR1 (YKL116C); ancestral locus Anc_2.457, weakly similar to uniprot|Q9C2E8 Neurospora crassa Conserved hypothetical protein) gives rise to the protein MVESSDSPPNSNGTPSSTSANRHIPTDTSNTNGTTAKRLSGVNDDVPVAIQQLAVTPTNQQGEWFFKSPSSYTTPKAMGTVLSGLQVQIPTEDGRTSILTTPPPAGRQRSSTLSSDTPGGQSSATSFIDLTPLPSPNLFSDPNAPGVFRYFNGNSPPMASISRMPSLRYKKETSPVPQLAPSAGEPEPTGRRVMSEYHSGPFPSSPSTVHPVSAGHHTRHVIPSRLRTEADSIHVIKSPKRSALSDEEKSPDLSTPSTARPQSSGAASLPQHVPQRVVSVATTNSELDYHSQMLKREQHLRQRQREREQADDDGLAEYSKTAHPLGSSLDSQSSVRSSTTTASSAHTSPELTASQPPSSSIYDAYDIDMNKTSWRELRPLGRGAFSRVVLAVPHTRQNYDEAHAQRDHNLVAIKIVEVAAAGGASRERIESGLRRELDILKHVQHPSLIKLLAFNIDDNRALMVLQYCRGGDLFDLASSHRNELTSLLVRRIFAEVVNAVMYLHSQNIVHRDIKLENVLLNIPVEEMLTLDPVTYPYSLVTLTDLGLARRIDPSEPTLTTRCGSEDYVPPELLMGQPYDGRQTDSWALGVLLYAIMEGRLPFDAPRTSGGGRSRGRTAHRIARIEWSWGVFKDEPDGTPNTSPNPTGLGVPTGQWDREAWTGGKEIVKGCLQRRNKRWSAFEIGQRPWVKEVLPKRLIMRASIDGMAVETKMVSVDTRDVERAASEPARTEPATIKA